In Chitinivibrionales bacterium, the following proteins share a genomic window:
- a CDS encoding ATP-binding protein, whose translation MKSNTPTTWFRLLFGRKAKPYIVFCAIMGAYLPVQMVLLQLLREDTTITFAVVPILFSGWFLGPLWAGGSGVIVIIGFCLLKYFTFGMDSLVEMAIGSLSIFIFSLIGIAIGRMEELNRLLKKELNARKIAEQQLSRSNNELQQFAYIASHDLQEPLRKITAFGSRLADKYKSALDEQAQDYLARMQNAAVRMQSLIDGLLTYSRVTTKAQPFSQVDLSVIASEVLVDLETKIKDTGAKIECVVNAVIAADPLQMRQLFQNLIGNALKYHAPGVAPEIKVRAAIEGRQCTVTVSDNGIGFEQQYAEQIFGVFTRLHGRSSGYEGSGIGLSVCRKIVERHGGTITAKAELGKGATFTALIPVQQAA comes from the coding sequence ATGAAATCAAATACCCCCACCACCTGGTTTCGGTTGCTATTTGGCAGAAAGGCAAAACCTTACATTGTCTTTTGCGCCATCATGGGCGCGTACCTTCCCGTGCAGATGGTTCTTCTGCAGCTGCTGCGCGAGGACACCACCATTACCTTTGCCGTTGTTCCCATTCTCTTTTCCGGATGGTTTCTGGGTCCTCTGTGGGCGGGCGGATCCGGCGTCATCGTCATCATCGGCTTCTGCCTGCTTAAATATTTTACCTTCGGCATGGACTCGCTCGTGGAGATGGCCATCGGGTCATTGTCGATTTTCATTTTCTCCCTTATCGGGATCGCCATCGGCCGCATGGAAGAGCTCAACCGGCTCCTTAAGAAAGAGCTCAACGCCAGGAAAATCGCGGAGCAGCAGCTTTCGCGCTCGAACAACGAGCTCCAGCAGTTCGCCTATATCGCCTCGCACGACCTGCAGGAGCCGCTCCGTAAAATCACCGCGTTCGGGTCGCGGCTCGCCGACAAATACAAGAGCGCGCTGGACGAACAGGCCCAGGATTACCTCGCCCGCATGCAGAACGCGGCCGTGCGCATGCAGAGCCTCATCGACGGCCTGCTCACCTATTCGCGGGTCACCACCAAGGCCCAGCCCTTCTCCCAGGTCGACCTTTCGGTGATCGCAAGCGAGGTGCTCGTTGACCTCGAAACAAAGATCAAGGACACCGGCGCAAAGATCGAGTGCGTCGTGAACGCCGTGATCGCGGCAGACCCTTTACAAATGCGCCAGCTGTTCCAGAACCTCATCGGCAACGCGCTCAAATACCACGCGCCGGGCGTTGCACCCGAGATCAAGGTGCGCGCGGCGATTGAGGGCAGGCAATGTACCGTCACCGTGAGCGACAACGGAATCGGGTTTGAGCAGCAGTACGCGGAACAGATTTTCGGCGTGTTCACGCGGCTCCACGGCCGCTCGAGCGGCTACGAAGGCTCGGGCATAGGCCTTTCGGTGTGCCGCAAAATCGTTGAGCGCCACGGCGGGACCATCACCGCAAAGGCGGAACTGGGAAAGGGCGCGACGTTTACGGCGTTGATACCGGTTCAGCAGGCGGCATGA
- a CDS encoding response regulator — protein sequence MQDKKSSVVILMADDDEDDRLMAKEAFTEVKLINFFHTVENGEELMDYLHRRGKYADPAASPRPGLILLDLNMPKKDGRQALKEIKADPLLRSIPIVVLTTSKAEEDILRSYDLGVNSFIVKPVSFAGLVDIMKTLTKYWFEIVELPPQA from the coding sequence ATGCAGGATAAAAAAAGTTCCGTCGTCATCCTCATGGCCGACGACGACGAAGACGACCGTCTCATGGCGAAAGAGGCGTTCACCGAGGTGAAGCTCATCAATTTTTTCCATACCGTTGAAAACGGCGAGGAGCTGATGGACTACCTGCACCGGAGGGGAAAATACGCCGACCCTGCCGCGTCGCCGAGGCCCGGGCTCATCCTGCTCGACCTCAACATGCCGAAAAAAGACGGCCGCCAGGCGCTCAAGGAGATAAAGGCAGACCCTCTGCTTCGCTCCATTCCCATCGTGGTGCTCACCACGTCCAAGGCAGAAGAAGACATTTTGCGCAGCTACGACCTCGGCGTCAATTCGTTCATTGTCAAGCCCGTCTCGTTCGCGGGGCTCGTTGACATCATGAAAACGCTCACGAAGTACTGGTTCGAGATCGTTGAACTTCCACCCCAGGCCTGA